The genomic region GCACAAGCACTTCCGCTGCATCCGGTTTCCCCAGTTTCCGGGAGGCTTCAGCCATTCGCTTACGCCCGAGTTCATCATTCATAATCCCGGCAATGGCTTCATACAGCACTTTGCCTGTAAGATCCTTCTCCAGCATCGTGAGCGACGCGCCTCCACCTTCAAGCTTGCGTGCATTGGCTTCCTGATGATTGTTGGTCACGTTGGGTGACGGAATCAGGATCGAAGGAATGCCCAGTGATGTAATCTCCGCAAGGAATGATGCCCCAGCGCGATTTACAATCAAGGATGTACAAGCAAGTACCTCAGGCATATTGTGTACGTAAGGTAGAACATGCAGGTGGTTTGGCATTGTACCCAATGAACTGCGAATGGCTTCACGCGTTTCATCAAAATAGGTATCCCCTGTCACGTAAACCACATGAACATCATCCAGTTGCTCCAGCATAGGAGCCATGTCCACCATCGCTTTATTGATTGCTTTCGCTCCACGACTGCCACCGACCACAAGAACAACACGGCTGTTCATCGGGACACCTAATGTGGCAAAACCACGATCACGGCTAGCCTGAGCTACCGTAGTCGCTCGCGGATTACCGGTGTAGATCACATTTTTCGCACCTGAAAACGATTTTTCAAGTCCTTCAAAGCTAACGGCAACCGTGTCCACATAACGCATCAAAAATTTGTTAGTTAGACCCGGAATGGCGTTCTGTTCATGAATTATACTCGGAATCCCCAGTTTTGTTGCTGCATACACTACAGGTCCACACACATATCCACCCGTACCAATTACAACATCCGGTTTGAATTCCTTCAGCATTTTTTTGGACTTGCGTACACCTTGAATGAAACGCATGACCGTTTTCAGGTTGTCGATGGACAATTTGCGCCGAAAACCGGTAATATCAATTGATTTAAAAGGAATATTTTCCTGGGGGACCAGTTTGCTTTCCAGCCCTCTGGTTCCGCCAATATATAGAAATGTCGAGCCCGGGTTCTCCGCCTCACATTGTCTTGCTATGGCAACGGCCGGATAGATATGTCCACCCGTACCGCCGCCGCTTAGAACGACTCGCATCGCATTGTCACCTCGCATAACGGGATAAGTTCACTAAAATGCCCAGTGCTGTGAGCATGAGGGTCAATGATGATCCGCCGTAACTGATCAGAGGTAAGGTAATACCCGTAACTGGCATCATTCCAATGACAACACCAATGTTAATAATGACCTGTACGGCGACCATACCTACGATACCAACACCAAGCAGGCTGCCGAAGGCATCCGGGACGGTCATCGCTACACGCATTCCTCTCCACACCAGCACCAGAAACAACAATAATACAATCATTCCACCTATAAAGCCGAGTTCTTCGGCCAAAATACTAAAAATAAAGTCCGTTTGCGGTTCAGGTACATAACTGTACTTCTGCCGGCTCATGCCCAGT from Paenibacillus sp. FSL R5-0341 harbors:
- the murG gene encoding undecaprenyldiphospho-muramoylpentapeptide beta-N-acetylglucosaminyltransferase, which codes for MRVVLSGGGTGGHIYPAVAIARQCEAENPGSTFLYIGGTRGLESKLVPQENIPFKSIDITGFRRKLSIDNLKTVMRFIQGVRKSKKMLKEFKPDVVIGTGGYVCGPVVYAATKLGIPSIIHEQNAIPGLTNKFLMRYVDTVAVSFEGLEKSFSGAKNVIYTGNPRATTVAQASRDRGFATLGVPMNSRVVLVVGGSRGAKAINKAMVDMAPMLEQLDDVHVVYVTGDTYFDETREAIRSSLGTMPNHLHVLPYVHNMPEVLACTSLIVNRAGASFLAEITSLGIPSILIPSPNVTNNHQEANARKLEGGGASLTMLEKDLTGKVLYEAIAGIMNDELGRKRMAEASRKLGKPDAAEVLVREIQRLAARR